TCAGTTTATTTCAATCGGAGATCATTCAATGATTTCTGGTGGTTCTTTAGTACGTAAAGATGTACCTCCTTTTACAAAAGCAGCAAATGAACCGCTTTCATACGTAGGTATTAATTCAATCGGATTAAGACGTAGAGGATTCTCGACAGAAAAAATTAGAGAAATTCAAGACGTATATCGTATTTTATACCAAAAAAATTACAACAATTCGCAAGCAATAGATATTATTGAAGCAGAATTAGAAGCAACTCCAGAACGCGATGAAATTATTACTTTTATTAAAAACTCATCAAGAGGTGTAATGAAAGGCTATACATCATCATTAAGTAAAGACTAATTTTTAAATTAATTATTAAATAAAATTATAAAATGGCAACTACAGCTGATATTAGAAACGGTTTGTGTATTAAATACAACAATGATATTTATAAAATCACTGAATTTTTACACGTAAAGCCAGGTAAAGGTCCTGCATTTGTTAGAACAAAAATGAAATCGGTAACTAACGGAAAAGTTTTAGATAATACTTTTTCGGCTGGGCATAAAATCGACGTTGTACGTGTAGAAACACAATCGTACCAATATTTGTATGCTGAAGGTGATGATTTTCACTTCATGAACACAGAAACATACGAACAAATTACTTTACCAAAAAGTGCTTTAGATTCACCAGAGTTATTAAAAGAAGGTACTGTAGTTATGGTTCAAATTAATACAGAAACTGAGATGCCTTTAGCAGTAGATATGCCAGCTTCTATTATTTTAGAAGTTACTTATGCAGAGCCAGGAGTAAAAGGTAATACAGCTACAAACGCAACTAAACCAGCAACGGTTGAAACAGGAGCAACAATTAATGTACCTTTATTTATTAACGAAGGAGATAAAATTAAAATTGATACTGCTACCGGTGCTTACATGGAGCGTATTAAAGAATAATTTACATACATTATGAAGTTTCAAAAACCGCAAACATTAGAAGCTATTGCTCAATTAATTGATGCAAAGTTTGTTGGCGCAAATGATTATCCGGTACTGGGCATGAATGAAATTCATGTGGTAGAACCCGGAGATATTGTTTTTGTCGATCATCCAAAATATTACGATAAAGCCTTAAATTCAGCAGCAACCATTATTTTAATCAATAAAGAAGTTGCTTGTCCAGAAGGTAAAGCCTTATTAATTTCTGATGATCCGTTCCGAGATTTTAATAAAATTTCTAAGCATTTCAACCCATTTGTACCAGCAACAGCAGTAATAGCATCTAGTGCAAAAATTGGTCAAGGAACTGTAATTCAGCCTAATGTATTTATAGGTAATAATGTAGTAATTGGTGATAACTGTTTAATTCATCCAAACGTAATTATTTACGACAACATTACCATAGGTAACAACGTTATAATTCATGCAGGTACCGTTTTAGGTGCTGATGCGTTTTACTATAAAAACCGCCCTGAAGGGTTTGATCAGCTGTTGTCTTGCGGTACTGTAGTTATTGAAGATCATGTTACATTAGGAGCTCTTTGTACCATTGACCGAGGGGTTACAGGTAATACAACAATTGGTGCCGGAACAAAAATTGATAATCAAGTGCACGTTGGGCACGATACGGTTATTGGTAAAAAATGTTTAATTGCATCACAAGTTGGTATTGCAGGTTGTGTAGTTATTGAAGACGAGGTAACATTATGGGGCCAAGTTGGCATGACAAGCGGTATTACAATCGGGAAAAAAGCTGTAATATTAGCACAATCTGGTATTTCTAAATCTTTAGAAGGAGGTAAAAGTTATTTTGGATATCCTGCTGAAGAAGCTAGAGATAAATTAAAACAAATTGCAAACGTAAAACGCATTCCAGAAATTCTTAACAAATTAAAATAAGATAAAATGAATGTAACCGACATTGTACTTAATTTTTACAAAACAGATGCACTAACTAATCATCACGCAATTGTTGCGCTTTTACATGATGACTTAGAAGTAACATGGTATTCAACCGAAGGGTATCTTCACTTTAATAAAGAAGAATTAATAGATTATACCATTAAATTAGAAAAAGCATATAGCAAATCACGTTACGATATTACACATGTTTTGCACGATAAAAATCAAGTAGCTTTGCGTTACACGCATTACGTTTCGCCAATTGATAATCCCGAGCAAGAATTAATTTTAGCGCATTTTATGGGAATTTGGGAAATAAAAGACCAAAAGCTCTATAAAGCATATGTAATGAGTCAAAGATAATTTGAATATTTTTGTTCAAAAGTATCTAAAAATCGTTCAATAAGTTGTATATTTAGACTTTAAAATAATACTTGCAAAACAATAATAAACAAACAATAATAATAATTAAGTTATGAGCGTTTTAGTAAATAAAGATTCTAAAATAATTGTTCAAGGTTTTACAGGAAGTGAAGGAACTTTCCACGCTTCTCAAATGATTGAATACGGAACTAATGTGGTAGGTGGAGTAACACCAGCAAAAGGTGGAACAACACATTTAGATCGTCCAGTTTTTAACACAGTACAAGATGCTGTAGATACAACAGGAGCAGATACATCTATCATTTTCGTACCGCCAGCATTTGCTGCAGACGCTATTATGGAAGCTGCTGCTGCTGGTATTAAAGTAATTATTTGTATTACTGAAGGTATTCCAGTTGCTGACATGACAAAAGCAAACCAATACGTAAAATCTAGAGAAAACTGCCGTTTAATCGGACCAAATTGTCCAGGTGTTATTACTCCAGGTGAAGCTAAAGTTGGTATTATGCCAGGTTTTGTATTCAAAAAAGGTAAAGTAGGTATCGTATCTAAATCTGGTACTTTAACTTATGAAGCTGCTGACCAAGTTGTTAAACAAGGTATGGGTATTACAACTGCAATTGGTATTGGTGGTGACCCAATTATTGGTACTACAACTAAAGAAGCAGTTGAACTTTTAATGAACGATCCAGAAACTGAAGCAATCATTATGATTGGTGAAATTGGTGGACAATTAGAAGCTGATGCAGCTCGTTGG
This genomic window from Flavobacterium agricola contains:
- the efp gene encoding elongation factor P encodes the protein MATTADIRNGLCIKYNNDIYKITEFLHVKPGKGPAFVRTKMKSVTNGKVLDNTFSAGHKIDVVRVETQSYQYLYAEGDDFHFMNTETYEQITLPKSALDSPELLKEGTVVMVQINTETEMPLAVDMPASIILEVTYAEPGVKGNTATNATKPATVETGATINVPLFINEGDKIKIDTATGAYMERIKE
- a CDS encoding UDP-3-O-(3-hydroxymyristoyl)glucosamine N-acyltransferase — encoded protein: MKFQKPQTLEAIAQLIDAKFVGANDYPVLGMNEIHVVEPGDIVFVDHPKYYDKALNSAATIILINKEVACPEGKALLISDDPFRDFNKISKHFNPFVPATAVIASSAKIGQGTVIQPNVFIGNNVVIGDNCLIHPNVIIYDNITIGNNVIIHAGTVLGADAFYYKNRPEGFDQLLSCGTVVIEDHVTLGALCTIDRGVTGNTTIGAGTKIDNQVHVGHDTVIGKKCLIASQVGIAGCVVIEDEVTLWGQVGMTSGITIGKKAVILAQSGISKSLEGGKSYFGYPAEEARDKLKQIANVKRIPEILNKLK
- a CDS encoding nuclear transport factor 2 family protein — its product is MNVTDIVLNFYKTDALTNHHAIVALLHDDLEVTWYSTEGYLHFNKEELIDYTIKLEKAYSKSRYDITHVLHDKNQVALRYTHYVSPIDNPEQELILAHFMGIWEIKDQKLYKAYVMSQR
- the sucD gene encoding succinate--CoA ligase subunit alpha; its protein translation is MSVLVNKDSKIIVQGFTGSEGTFHASQMIEYGTNVVGGVTPAKGGTTHLDRPVFNTVQDAVDTTGADTSIIFVPPAFAADAIMEAAAAGIKVIICITEGIPVADMTKANQYVKSRENCRLIGPNCPGVITPGEAKVGIMPGFVFKKGKVGIVSKSGTLTYEAADQVVKQGMGITTAIGIGGDPIIGTTTKEAVELLMNDPETEAIIMIGEIGGQLEADAARWVKADGNRKPVIGFIAGETAPKGRTMGHAGAIVGGADDTAEAKKRIMRENGIHVVDSPAEIGKKVKEVLG